Proteins co-encoded in one Prunus persica cultivar Lovell chromosome G6, Prunus_persica_NCBIv2, whole genome shotgun sequence genomic window:
- the LOC109949688 gene encoding uncharacterized protein LOC109949688: MDFGFDRIHLQTDKASGAGIVLEEPLGVRHCYSFQLDFQCTNNRAEYEALIIGLEMLVELGVQSVEILGDSMLVQKQIAGEYKCLNPSLAVYLVAARNLLTEFREATWEHIPREENFAANELAQVASGIQMPKDCVQRIIKIGRKSLPSVLTRGMEIEVNSALIPEDDWREPIMTYLRYPTLPSKKRVRIMATNYLIWNEDLV; this comes from the exons ATGGACTTTGGCTTTGACAGAATTCACCTTCAG acAGATAAGGCTTCAGGAGCAGGGATTGTTCTGGAGGAACCATTAGGGGTCAGACATTGCTACTCCTTCCAGCTAGATTTCCAATGCACCAACAACAGGGCCGAGTATGAGGCTTTGATTATAGGGCTCGAGATGTTGGTAGAATTAGGAGTCCAGTCCGTGGAGATCTTGGGAGATTCCATGCTTGTCCAAaaacagattgctggagaataTAAGTGTCTGAATCCTTCTCTGGCTGTATATCTAGTAGCAGCTAGAAATCTGCTAACAGAATTTagagaagctacttgggagcacatCCCAAGGGAGGAAAACTTTGCAGCCAATGAACTGGCTCAGGTGGCATCAGGCATACAAATGCCCAAAGACTGCGTCCAAAGGATCATCAAGataggaaggaaaagtctACCATCTGTTTTGACTAGAGGAATGGAGATAGAAGTCAACTCTGCCTTGATCCCTGAAGATGATTGGAGGGAGCCTATCATGACTTACTTACGATATCCCACTCTGCCCTCTAAGAAAAGAGTCAGAATCATGGCTACAAACTACCTCATAtggaatgaagatttggtcTGA
- the LOC109949687 gene encoding uncharacterized protein LOC109949687, with protein sequence MDLIGKIYPASNQQHCFIIVATDYFTKWVEAKPVKTTTSQDIITFIEEQIIQRFGIPESITTDRANGQAESSNKVIINIIRKMLEKNPKQWHEKLSETLWAYRTSKREATGMTPYALTYGHDAILPMEIAVQSLRIAHQHGLIGEDYSQAMLLELEELDASRIDTLNKLLAGKQAVSRAYNRRVRNKSFEEGEIVWKAILPLGAHIAGYGKWSPTWEGPFIINQILGMGAYRLQDRDGVVHFAPINGKWLKKFYPTMWDSQAVQTDPGIEEEQA encoded by the exons atggatctcattggcaagATCTATCCAGCCAGCAACCAGCAGCATTGTTTCATTATTGTTGCTAcagactacttcaccaaatgggtggagGCCAAGCCAGTGAAAACCACAACATCTCAAGACATCATCACCTTCATAGAAGAACAGATCATACAAAGGTTTGGCATTCCAGAATCAATCACAACTGATAggg ctaatggacaggCAGAGTCAAGTAATAAGGtgattatcaatatcatcagaaaAATGCTAGAGAAGAATCCAAAGCAGTGGCATGAGAAGTTGTCAGAAACTTTGTGGGCATACAGAACTTCCAAAAGAGAGGCAACTGGGATGACCCCCTATGCTCTAACCTAcggccatgatgcaattcttCCCATGGAGATAGCAGTCCAGTCTCTTAGAATTGCTCACCAGCACGGTCTCATTGGGGAGGATTACTCTCAAGCCATGTTGCTGGAATTGGAAGAATTGGATGCAAGCAGAATTGacaccctcaacaaactcttagcaggaaaacaggCTGTATCAAGGGCCTACAACAGAAGAGTCAGAAAcaaaagttttgaagagggGGAGATAGTCTGGAAGgcaattctgccccttggaGCACACATAGCTGGATATGGAAAATGGTCACCTACGTGGGAAGGCCCTtttataattaaccaaatcctCGGAATGGGGGCATACAGGTTGCAGGACCGAGATGGAGTTGTTCATTTTGCCCCAATCAATGGTAAATGGTTAAAGAAGTTCTATCCAACCATGTGGGATTCACAGGCTGTACAAACAGATCCCGGGATAGAAGAGGAACAAGCTTGA